In the genome of Quercus robur chromosome 3, dhQueRobu3.1, whole genome shotgun sequence, one region contains:
- the LOC126717061 gene encoding uncharacterized GPI-anchored protein At5g19250-like produces the protein MAIFKLSLSLVLLVLHVVQGNAKSTSAGTQSTSAAESYLLEDLNGYRMSLHLNNFTENSNAACLANEIADQLQNETCKNAFHFSSTPGTKPKVPKFDKFLDNCDINDNNTVDGVILPVCVPRLDPFLVFSNYTKSQYAKYLKDSNYTGVGIGSEDIWMVVVLSTNTSTGSFSGAASLIANISMGNYTLALFLGLLFLFR, from the exons ATGGCCATCTTTAAACTTAGCCTCTCCCTTGTTTTGCTTGTTCTTCATGTTGTGCAAGGAAACGCAAAGAGTACTTCGGCTGGTACTCAGAGTACTTCTGctg CTGAAAGCTATCTCTTGGAAGACCTTAATGGTTACAGGATGTCACTACATCTCAACAACTTCACTGAGAACAGCAATGCAGCTTGCCTAGCTAATGAAATTGCAGACCAGTTACAGAACGAAACTTGTAAAAACGCCTTTCACTTCAGCTCTACTCCAGGCACCAAGCCTAAAGTCCCCAAATTTGACAAGTTCTTGGATAATTGTGACATAAATGACAACAACACAGTCGATGGGGTCATATTGCCTGTTTGTGTGCCTAGATTAGACCCATTTCTGGTGTTTTCTAATTATACAAAATCTCAATATGCAAAATATCTGAAGGATTCAAACTACACTGGGGTTGGGATTGGCTCTGAGGATATTTGGATGGTGGTCGTTTTGAGCACTAACACATCAACCGGAAGCTTTTCTGGTGCAGCTTCTTTGATTGCAAATATCAGTATGGGTAACTATACGTTGGCTTTGTTCCTTGGATTGCTCTTCTTGTTTCGGTGA